In Dyella jiangningensis, the genomic stretch TCGAGCTGGAACACCACGCCGTCCTTCACGCCAGGAATCGATAGCAGGCGCCGTGTCAGGTCGCCCAGCGAGGCACGCTTGCCGGCGATCTCCAGCAGGTCGGCATGGCGGCCGCGCAGGCGGAAGCGGCGGCCGCCGTCATGCAGGGTCACGATGTCGGCCAGCGTCATCGGCTCGTCCAGCTGCGGCGCGCGCACCTGGGTGCCATCGGGCTGCGGGTGCAGGTGCACGCCGTCGAACAGGGTCCAGGGTTCGTCCGCCGCGGCACGGCGACTGGCGAACACACAGGTTTCGGTGGAGCCGAACACTTCCAGCAGGGGCGCGCCGTAGCGCTGCTCGGCCACCTGGGCCAGCTCCACGGGCATCGGCGCCGTGGCGGACACCATGGCGGCGATCGGCGGCAAGGCCACGCCGGATTCGATCAGCGCACGCAGGTGCACCGGCGTCGTCACCAGCACGCGCGGCGCGGGCACCTCGGCGAGGGCGGCCGCGACATCGGCCGGAAACAGGGGCCGTCCCGCATGCACGCTCACATCGTCCAGCAGCGGCAGCAGCACGGACATCTCCATGCCGTACATGTGCTGCGGCGGCACCGTGGCCACCACGTGGAAGCCCTTGCCGACGGCGGCATGCAGCATGCGCAGGTTGCCGGCATTGCTGGCGTGGAAGCTGCCCCAGGTCTTGACGTTGCCCTTGGGCACGCCGGTGGAACCGGAGGTGTAACCGATCGCGACCACCTGGTCGGACGGGAGGGCCAGCCAGGCGCAGCCGTCGTCCGTGTCGGGCGTCACCGACAGGGCGGGCAGGTGACGGTAGTGCGGGGGCGGGTTTTGCAGCGCCAGCTCGCCCACGGCATAGCAGCCCGGATGCGCCGCCATCACCTCGGCCACTGCCTGCGGCGCGCGGGAGGAGGGCAGCAGGTTGGCCTGGCCACGGAGCGCGATGGCACAGAAGGCGACCAGGAAGGCGTAGCGGTCTTCGCACAGGTTCACGGCGGTCGCGGCAGGCGGGAGCTGGGCGGCGATGGCCTGCACATGGGCCATGAATCGCGCGGCGCTGACCGCCTCGCCCTGATGCCAGGCCACGGTGCGCTCCGGTTGGCCGGCGACCAGCAAGGGCAGGCCATGGGCCGCCTGGTCCCGCTGGAAGCTTTCGAAAACGATGGCCAAGCTCATCTCCCAAACGCTGACATGACACCGGCAAGCCGGCTCGCGCAGACCGCCGTGCGGACGTAAACACCGAGAGCCCACGAGGTCCCCATCCTCAGGGCAGCCACTGAATCCGCCTTTACCGGCGGCCTGTGGCATGCGGAGGTCGTTCATGATTCGCAAGATCTGGCGAACCGAACAACCTCAATCAGGATCGGATGATAGCGCCTGAAATGGCGTCGCGGATGACCGTAGGCTTTTGCTGATCGCCCAGGGGGGCGTCGAGCAGGCCGTCGAGCCGGTCGCCGAAATACGTATCGAGCATGGCGGCACTGCGGGCCGGCGCCTCACCGTGGGGGTTGGCGCTGGTGGATACCAGCGCGCCGCCGAAGGCCTGGCAAAGCGCGGCGGCGGGGGTATGGGCAGTCACGCGCAGAGCGATGCCGGCATGGGCGCCGGCGACCCAGTC encodes the following:
- a CDS encoding AMP-binding protein, whose translation is MAIVFESFQRDQAAHGLPLLVAGQPERTVAWHQGEAVSAARFMAHVQAIAAQLPPAATAVNLCEDRYAFLVAFCAIALRGQANLLPSSRAPQAVAEVMAAHPGCYAVGELALQNPPPHYRHLPALSVTPDTDDGCAWLALPSDQVVAIGYTSGSTGVPKGNVKTWGSFHASNAGNLRMLHAAVGKGFHVVATVPPQHMYGMEMSVLLPLLDDVSVHAGRPLFPADVAAALAEVPAPRVLVTTPVHLRALIESGVALPPIAAMVSATAPMPVELAQVAEQRYGAPLLEVFGSTETCVFASRRAAADEPWTLFDGVHLHPQPDGTQVRAPQLDEPMTLADIVTLHDGGRRFRLRGRHADLLEIAGKRASLGDLTRRLLSIPGVKDGVVFQLDDGDALGVQRIAALAVAPAMSEHAILDALRSAVDPVFLPRPLKLVDALPRNETGKLPRAALLALL